One genomic segment of Candidatus Dadabacteria bacterium includes these proteins:
- the nuoL gene encoding NADH-quinone oxidoreductase subunit L — translation MLALIVLAPLAGAIFNGLFFATGLCAKLTRTGRHTSDRVVGTVACAAVLVSALLSTRLFLDLLSQSPAGAEPITTELFTWMLSGTLNVSFEFLFDSLSAVMALVVTWVGFLIHVYSIGYMHHDRCYARYFTYLNIFVFFMLVLVLGNNFPMMFIGWEGVGLASYLLIGFWYEDSFRVYAGRKAFVVNRIGDFGFILGIFLIFTVFGSLNYQDVFSQLADPVFVSGLSQSLITAMALLLFVGAVGKSAQFPLHVWLPDAMAGPTAVSALIHAATMVTAGVYMLSRCSPLFDLSPVALNIVLIVATFTAFFAATIAITQNDIKKVLAYSTVSQLGYMLMAAGVGAYVFSIFHLVTHAFFKALLFLGAGSVIHAMAGEQDIRKMGGLRGMIPVTAVTFLVATLAISGFPLLSGFFSKDEILASLYNGGHTFFWAAGLLTAVLTAFYMTRLYVLTFEGTARIDYKTKSRVHESPAVMTVPLVILAVLSVFGGLLGVPEFMGEVVGFHYTDFIKKFLSSSVVVHYGAEHAYSHYFGHWTLVGFSVLAAFVGIAAGVLIYYRRRGETALAGGKTAAALKSGSFNKWYVDEIYEAVFVSPFNYISGLCSDFDLSFIDRSLDGLSDFVRNLSGRLSALQTGLLRYYVAAMVGGVVVIVVILFIYGSTAS, via the coding sequence TGCGGCCGTCTTGGTCTCCGCTCTTTTGTCCACGCGTCTTTTCCTCGATCTTCTCTCGCAGAGCCCTGCGGGAGCCGAGCCGATTACAACCGAACTTTTCACCTGGATGCTCTCGGGCACCCTTAACGTCAGCTTCGAGTTTCTCTTTGATTCCCTCTCCGCCGTAATGGCCCTTGTAGTGACGTGGGTGGGATTTCTTATACATGTCTATTCGATTGGCTACATGCACCACGACCGATGCTACGCGCGCTATTTCACTTACCTGAACATTTTCGTTTTCTTCATGCTTGTTCTGGTTCTGGGAAACAACTTCCCCATGATGTTTATCGGATGGGAGGGAGTGGGCCTTGCATCCTATCTGCTTATAGGGTTCTGGTATGAAGACTCGTTTAGGGTTTATGCGGGAAGAAAGGCTTTTGTGGTGAACAGGATAGGGGATTTCGGGTTTATCCTCGGCATCTTCCTCATTTTTACCGTGTTCGGATCTCTTAACTACCAGGATGTTTTCTCCCAGCTTGCCGACCCGGTTTTTGTTTCCGGGCTTTCGCAGTCGCTTATAACCGCGATGGCGCTTCTTCTGTTTGTCGGTGCTGTCGGGAAATCGGCCCAGTTCCCGCTTCACGTGTGGCTTCCGGACGCGATGGCGGGTCCAACCGCGGTGAGCGCCCTTATTCATGCCGCAACAATGGTTACCGCCGGGGTTTACATGTTAAGCCGTTGCTCGCCGCTTTTTGACCTGAGTCCAGTGGCTTTGAACATCGTTTTGATCGTGGCTACGTTCACAGCGTTTTTCGCCGCCACGATAGCGATCACCCAGAACGACATAAAGAAGGTGCTTGCATACTCGACCGTAAGTCAGCTGGGCTACATGCTGATGGCTGCGGGGGTGGGGGCCTATGTGTTTTCGATATTTCATCTGGTTACCCATGCCTTTTTCAAGGCGCTTCTATTCCTCGGGGCGGGAAGCGTTATACATGCCATGGCCGGAGAGCAGGACATAAGGAAGATGGGGGGGCTTCGCGGGATGATTCCCGTAACGGCTGTCACTTTTCTGGTGGCGACGCTTGCCATTTCTGGCTTTCCTCTTCTCTCTGGGTTTTTCAGCAAGGATGAAATCCTGGCTTCGCTTTATAACGGCGGCCATACGTTTTTCTGGGCCGCGGGGCTCCTTACGGCCGTACTTACCGCTTTCTACATGACGAGACTCTACGTGCTTACCTTCGAGGGGACAGCAAGGATAGACTACAAGACGAAAAGCCGCGTCCACGAATCCCCGGCCGTGATGACCGTACCTCTCGTGATTCTCGCGGTTCTCTCCGTTTTTGGAGGTCTTCTTGGCGTGCCGGAATTCATGGGCGAGGTCGTGGGTTTTCATTACACAGATTTTATTAAGAAGTTCCTCTCTTCTTCAGTGGTAGTACACTATGGTGCGGAACATGCCTACTCTCACTATTTTGGCCACTGGACCCTTGTAGGGTTTTCGGTGCTGGCAGCGTTTGTGGGAATAGCGGCCGGTGTTTTGATCTACTACCGCAGGCGTGGAGAAACTGCCCTGGCGGGGGGCAAAACGGCTGCCGCGCTTAAAAGCGGGTCCTTTAACAAGTGGTACGTCGATGAAATCTACGAGGCGGTTTTTGTCTCTCCGTTTAACTATATTTCGGGACTTTGCTCTGACTTTGACCTTTCCTTTATAGACCGCTCGCTTGATGGGCTGAGCGATTTTGTGAGGAACTTATCAGGACGCCTGAGCGCGCTGCAGACAGGCCTGCTCAGGTATTACGTAGCGGCC